A genomic window from Gemmatimonadota bacterium includes:
- a CDS encoding peptidylprolyl isomerase, giving the protein MMHVSPRAFALAALGLLGALATPGARLGAQSTRPAEEVDRILAVAQDSIILMSQLREREFQLQAQGVALPPDSAGRLQLRRELLDQMVNEQLIVQAALADTTIQISDEQLDEAVRQDLDARIQRAGGQQAFQQILDAQDLTMQAFRDLLKQDARAQRLQQQYMAKQQRNVRVAEIEESEMREFYEANKAQLGRRPATITFRQIIVEPKPSNEADSSALRLADSLYVELLGGADFEELAKRWSDDTSSKPLGGDIGWFRRGSGLVREFEDAAFALFSGQTSPPVRTQFGYHIIKVDRIRGPERKARHILIGFKLSGDDDVRARALADSLLARAQAGESVRTLANTYGSPELPDSLTTTVDQLSSLPLGYAAVLGNAKAGDVLGPITIPNGPTTVYAVVQVIETRPEGEYTFTDLEPQIRQRLSQEKILEELMRKLREESYVEIRM; this is encoded by the coding sequence ATGATGCACGTCAGCCCCCGAGCTTTCGCCCTGGCCGCCCTCGGTCTCCTCGGCGCTCTGGCCACGCCCGGCGCCCGCCTCGGTGCCCAGAGCACGCGCCCCGCCGAAGAGGTGGACCGGATCCTGGCCGTCGCCCAGGATTCGATCATCTTGATGTCGCAGCTGCGGGAACGGGAGTTCCAGCTACAGGCCCAGGGCGTGGCGCTTCCGCCGGACTCGGCTGGCCGCCTGCAACTCCGTCGGGAGCTTCTCGACCAGATGGTCAATGAGCAGCTCATCGTTCAGGCGGCGCTGGCCGACACCACCATCCAGATCAGCGACGAGCAGCTGGACGAGGCGGTGCGCCAGGACCTGGACGCCCGCATCCAGCGCGCCGGAGGCCAACAGGCGTTCCAGCAGATCCTGGATGCGCAGGACCTCACCATGCAGGCCTTCCGGGACTTGTTGAAGCAGGACGCCCGCGCGCAGCGCTTGCAGCAACAGTACATGGCCAAGCAACAGCGCAATGTCCGCGTCGCCGAGATCGAAGAGTCGGAGATGCGGGAGTTCTACGAAGCCAACAAAGCCCAATTGGGACGCAGGCCGGCCACCATCACGTTCCGGCAGATCATCGTGGAGCCCAAACCCTCGAACGAGGCCGACTCCAGCGCGCTCCGACTGGCCGACAGTCTCTACGTCGAGTTGCTGGGCGGCGCGGATTTCGAGGAGTTGGCGAAGCGCTGGTCCGACGACACCTCATCCAAGCCGCTGGGCGGAGACATCGGTTGGTTCCGCAGAGGATCGGGCTTGGTGCGGGAGTTCGAGGACGCTGCTTTCGCACTGTTCAGCGGCCAGACCAGTCCCCCCGTCCGCACACAGTTCGGCTACCACATCATCAAGGTGGATCGAATCCGAGGGCCGGAGCGCAAGGCACGGCACATCCTGATCGGCTTCAAGCTCTCCGGCGACGACGACGTACGGGCCCGGGCGCTGGCCGACAGTCTCCTGGCCCGCGCACAGGCCGGGGAATCCGTCCGGACCCTGGCGAACACCTATGGAAGCCCGGAACTCCCCGATTCGCTCACCACGACCGTGGACCAGCTCAGCAGCCTTCCTCTCGGCTACGCGGCTGTGCTGGGCAACGCCAAGGCGGGTGACGTGCTGGGCCCCATCACCATCCCCAACGGCCCCACCACGGTGTATGCCGTCGTCCAGGTGATCGAGACTCGTCCGGAAGGCGAGTACACGTTTACGGACCTCGAGCCCCAGATCCGGCAGCGCCTGTCCCAGGAGAAGATCCTCGAAGAGCTGATGCGAAAGCTCCGCGAGGAATCGTACGTCGAGATCCGGATGTGA
- the mfd gene encoding transcription-repair coupling factor produces MRSTPSTRLHRIVEAAAACPALRTVAAQTPAPGERIVLGGVLGSAAAAVVATLATRGAPLLIVTDTPSEAVDFEADLEVLLGPEGAHLFPQRESLPYEAAEPHVEVAGLRIEAVEALLAGRTHVLVTTRRALQERSPLPQRLSDLTLDLEVGMTLPFRALTDALTALGFERVPLVEEVGQFAVRGGLVDVFSFGSPEPVRVEFWGDEVESIRAFDILDQRTQGERTDARILPLDFRPRADRTTTADLSLFDIVPDGTVVVDVTQHPWEPEAERVWSQVLRLREEAVEAGLQPAPPDTVMIPPADFLMQAQRWGTLRLQSEGTRCDAVLNALPAPAVDRDMKRLKRLLEDGAGLGLETLLLCDNEGQAERLEEILGGAGSLPPGTTVVVGSLARGFELLCAEPPLRVLTDHEIFRRSRRVRRGRRFRGAVALESLAQLSPGDYVVHMDHGIGRFRGLETVTVGDEALEVLLVEYAGNETLRVPVYRIDLLERWVGASEEGPAPALHRIGGKRWKGLKARTEAAIQKMAQELVELYASRATATGHAFPADTQWQREMESSFLYEDTPDQRQATLDVKADMESGRPMDRLVCGDVGYGKTEVAVRAAFKAVQDGKQVAVLAPTTILVEQHRHTFEERLADYPVRVGALSRFRPAAEQNALLEHLASGELDVVIGTHRLLSRDVRFRALGLLIVDEEQRFGVKHKERLKELKHSVDVLTLTATPIPRTLHLALSGLRDLSLIRTPPRDRMPIITTVLPWRDPVLADAIRRELDRGGQVYFLHNRVETIHTAAERVRQLAPDARTAVAHGQMRPGELDHVMRDFVEGDIDVLVCSSIIENGLDVPNANTLIVDDADRFGLSQLYQIRGRVGRSDRRAFCYLVVPERITDDAEKRLQVLEHYTELGSGYSVALKDLELRGAGNLLGADQSGFAQAVGLDTYLRLLKDTIERMQRPDSRPDFPDPEIVMDGPALIPDDYISDAGQKLHFYRRIAGTSTLADVTALDEELVDRYGGLPTATRRLLDHERLRILGGPLGVERVFLRPQEARLNFREGAHPRMAALAGPLGNRQVTVEVRRMAPLSLVLRREGSDSLAATAIEALTVLREDDALLEAADR; encoded by the coding sequence GTGAGGTCCACCCCGTCGACACGGCTGCATCGCATCGTCGAAGCGGCAGCCGCCTGCCCGGCACTCCGTACCGTCGCAGCTCAGACGCCGGCCCCCGGTGAGCGGATCGTGTTGGGAGGCGTCCTGGGCTCGGCGGCCGCGGCGGTGGTCGCGACCCTCGCCACGCGGGGCGCTCCGCTTCTGATCGTCACCGACACGCCGTCGGAAGCCGTCGACTTCGAGGCCGATCTCGAGGTGCTTCTCGGTCCCGAGGGGGCGCACCTCTTCCCCCAGCGGGAGTCGTTGCCCTACGAAGCGGCCGAACCGCACGTGGAAGTGGCCGGTCTGCGCATCGAAGCAGTCGAAGCCCTCCTCGCCGGTCGGACCCACGTTCTGGTGACAACGCGGCGTGCCCTGCAGGAGCGATCCCCCCTCCCTCAGCGACTGAGCGACCTGACTCTCGACCTCGAGGTCGGCATGACGCTCCCCTTCCGCGCGCTGACGGACGCGCTGACGGCGCTGGGCTTCGAACGCGTTCCTCTGGTGGAGGAGGTCGGGCAGTTCGCCGTGCGCGGAGGGCTGGTGGACGTCTTCTCCTTCGGGTCCCCGGAGCCGGTCCGCGTGGAGTTCTGGGGAGACGAGGTCGAATCGATCCGTGCGTTCGACATCCTGGACCAACGCACGCAGGGTGAGCGCACCGACGCCCGCATCCTGCCACTGGACTTCCGGCCGCGAGCCGACCGCACCACCACCGCCGACCTATCGCTGTTCGACATCGTCCCGGATGGGACCGTCGTGGTGGACGTGACCCAGCATCCCTGGGAGCCGGAGGCGGAACGCGTCTGGAGCCAGGTGCTTCGCCTGCGCGAGGAGGCGGTGGAGGCCGGTCTCCAGCCGGCGCCACCCGACACGGTGATGATCCCGCCCGCAGACTTCCTCATGCAGGCACAGCGGTGGGGAACGCTGCGTCTGCAGAGCGAAGGGACTCGCTGTGACGCGGTCCTGAATGCCCTGCCGGCGCCCGCCGTGGACCGGGACATGAAGCGGCTGAAGCGCCTGCTTGAAGACGGCGCCGGACTGGGTCTGGAAACCCTGCTGCTCTGCGACAACGAGGGACAGGCAGAGCGCCTGGAAGAGATCCTGGGAGGCGCGGGCTCGCTGCCACCCGGCACCACCGTGGTGGTGGGGTCCCTGGCGCGGGGCTTCGAGCTGCTCTGCGCCGAGCCGCCCCTACGCGTGCTCACCGACCACGAGATCTTCCGCCGCTCCCGGCGCGTCCGACGTGGGCGCCGGTTCCGGGGCGCCGTGGCGCTGGAGTCGCTCGCCCAACTCAGTCCCGGCGACTACGTCGTGCACATGGATCACGGCATCGGTCGCTTCCGGGGCCTCGAGACCGTCACAGTCGGCGACGAAGCGCTCGAGGTGCTGCTTGTCGAGTATGCCGGCAACGAGACGCTCCGGGTCCCCGTGTACCGGATCGACCTGCTCGAGCGCTGGGTGGGCGCGAGCGAGGAGGGTCCAGCTCCCGCTCTGCACCGGATCGGAGGGAAACGCTGGAAAGGGCTCAAGGCGCGCACCGAGGCGGCGATCCAGAAGATGGCCCAGGAGCTGGTGGAGCTTTATGCCAGCCGCGCCACCGCCACCGGACACGCCTTTCCTGCGGATACACAATGGCAGCGGGAGATGGAGTCCTCCTTCCTGTACGAAGACACGCCGGATCAGCGACAGGCGACGCTGGATGTGAAGGCCGACATGGAGTCGGGGCGGCCCATGGACCGGCTGGTGTGCGGCGATGTCGGCTACGGAAAGACCGAGGTCGCCGTGCGCGCCGCGTTCAAGGCCGTCCAGGATGGAAAGCAGGTTGCCGTGCTCGCGCCCACCACCATCCTGGTCGAACAGCACCGTCACACCTTCGAGGAGCGGCTGGCGGACTATCCCGTCCGGGTCGGGGCGCTTTCGCGCTTCCGCCCCGCCGCGGAACAGAACGCCCTTCTGGAGCACCTGGCCAGCGGTGAGCTCGACGTCGTGATCGGCACCCACCGGCTCCTTTCACGAGACGTACGCTTCCGGGCCCTGGGCCTGTTGATCGTCGACGAGGAACAGCGCTTCGGCGTGAAGCACAAAGAGCGGCTCAAGGAGTTGAAACACTCCGTGGATGTGTTGACGCTCACAGCGACACCCATCCCCCGCACACTACACTTGGCGCTCTCGGGCCTCCGCGACCTTTCGTTGATCCGGACGCCGCCACGCGACCGCATGCCCATCATCACGACGGTGCTCCCCTGGCGCGACCCCGTCCTCGCCGACGCCATTCGCCGTGAGTTGGATCGCGGGGGCCAGGTGTACTTCCTGCACAATCGGGTCGAGACCATCCACACGGCCGCCGAGCGGGTCCGGCAGCTGGCTCCGGATGCGCGCACGGCAGTCGCGCACGGACAGATGCGACCCGGCGAGCTCGACCACGTCATGCGCGACTTCGTGGAAGGGGACATCGATGTGCTGGTCTGCTCGTCCATCATCGAGAACGGACTGGATGTACCGAACGCGAACACGCTCATCGTCGACGATGCGGATCGCTTCGGACTGTCCCAGCTCTACCAGATCCGCGGCCGGGTGGGCCGCTCCGACCGGCGCGCATTCTGCTACCTGGTCGTACCGGAGCGGATTACCGACGACGCCGAGAAGCGTCTCCAGGTGCTGGAGCACTACACGGAGCTGGGCAGCGGCTACTCCGTAGCACTCAAGGACCTGGAGCTACGCGGTGCCGGAAACCTGTTGGGGGCTGACCAATCGGGGTTCGCGCAGGCCGTTGGCCTGGATACCTATCTGCGGCTCCTCAAGGACACCATCGAGCGCATGCAGCGCCCCGACAGCCGGCCGGATTTCCCGGATCCGGAGATCGTGATGGATGGACCCGCCTTGATCCCGGACGATTACATCTCCGATGCGGGACAGAAGCTTCATTTCTACCGTCGCATCGCGGGCACCTCGACTCTGGCGGACGTCACCGCCCTCGACGAGGAGTTGGTGGACCGCTATGGCGGGCTGCCGACGGCGACCCGACGGCTTCTCGACCACGAGCGACTGCGCATTCTCGGCGGTCCGCTGGGCGTGGAGCGTGTCTTCCTCCGCCCCCAGGAGGCCCGGCTCAATTTCCGAGAGGGAGCCCATCCCCGCATGGCAGCCCTGGCAGGCCCGCTGGGGAACCGCCAGGTCACGGTGGAGGTACGCCGCATGGCACCACTTTCCTTGGTTCTGCGGCGAGAGGGGTCGGACTCGCTCGCCGCCACCGCCATCGAAGCGCTCACCGTCTTGCGGGAGGACGACGCCCTCCTTGAAGCGGCGGATCGGTGA
- the moaC gene encoding cyclic pyranopterin monophosphate synthase MoaC, with the protein MPHEPGPGPTELTHVTASGEAHMVDVTDKAHTQRSAVAEGHIRMSAEALERVIRGDGRKGEVLGVARLAGIMGGKRTADLIPLCHALPETSFEVEVHPDTTLPGVRVRTTARVAGRTGVEMEALMATGVALLTIYDMVKAVDRGMEIGGVRLIEKTGGRSGHWTATQG; encoded by the coding sequence GTGCCGCACGAACCCGGACCCGGGCCGACGGAGCTGACCCACGTGACTGCCTCGGGTGAGGCACACATGGTCGACGTCACCGACAAGGCGCATACCCAGCGCAGCGCGGTCGCAGAAGGACATATCCGCATGTCTGCCGAGGCGCTGGAGCGCGTCATCCGAGGGGACGGCCGCAAAGGCGAAGTGCTGGGAGTGGCGCGCCTCGCCGGCATCATGGGGGGGAAACGGACCGCCGACCTGATCCCGCTCTGTCATGCGCTACCGGAGACCTCCTTCGAGGTGGAGGTCCACCCGGACACCACGCTCCCGGGCGTGCGTGTCCGCACCACCGCCCGCGTGGCGGGGCGCACCGGGGTGGAGATGGAAGCGCTGATGGCAACGGGAGTGGCGCTGCTGACCATTTATGACATGGTCAAGGCCGTCGATCGAGGGATGGAGATCGGCGGCGTGCGCTTGATCGAGAAGACCGGCGGACGCAGCGGTCACTGGACGGCGACCCAAGGCTGA
- a CDS encoding ATP-binding cassette domain-containing protein, whose translation MIKFHHVYKEYPPRGAALSDVTFHVRKSEFVFLTGHSGSGKSTTMRLVHMAERPTKGEVRVSGFSSLRTPDRDLWKVRRRVGYVFQDFRLLPGRSAAENVAFALEVTGASRGEIGPKCQRLLSQVGLAAKAGAAVDELSGGERQRVAIARALANDPLVLLADEPTGNLDDRATRGIMELFLQINALGMAVLMATHDLELIQKHPEIRLLELDQGRLVYDSGNADAVRPA comes from the coding sequence GTGATCAAGTTCCACCACGTCTACAAGGAGTACCCGCCCCGCGGGGCGGCGCTGAGCGACGTGACCTTTCACGTTCGCAAAAGTGAGTTCGTGTTCCTGACCGGGCACTCGGGGTCGGGGAAGTCCACCACCATGCGCCTGGTCCACATGGCGGAACGCCCCACCAAGGGAGAGGTGCGCGTCAGCGGCTTCTCCTCGCTGCGCACGCCCGATCGCGACCTGTGGAAGGTCAGGCGCCGCGTCGGGTATGTCTTCCAGGACTTCCGCCTCCTGCCCGGGCGCAGCGCCGCCGAGAACGTGGCCTTTGCGCTCGAGGTGACCGGAGCGAGCCGCGGGGAGATCGGCCCCAAGTGCCAGCGCCTGCTCTCCCAGGTGGGGCTGGCCGCCAAGGCCGGAGCCGCGGTGGACGAGCTTTCCGGAGGCGAACGTCAGCGGGTCGCCATCGCTCGCGCGCTGGCCAACGATCCCCTGGTGCTCCTGGCGGACGAGCCCACTGGCAACCTGGACGACCGGGCCACCCGCGGGATCATGGAGCTCTTCCTCCAGATCAACGCGCTGGGCATGGCGGTGCTGATGGCCACTCATGACCTGGAGCTGATCCAGAAGCACCCCGAGATCCGACTGCTGGAGCTGGATCAAGGAAGGCTCGTCTACGACTCGGGGAACGCCGATGCCGTACGCCCTGCGTGA
- a CDS encoding peptidoglycan DD-metalloendopeptidase family protein, producing the protein MRLLTVVLLVTGLGVGQTTAAAGQQSQEDVRRQLAESQKRLEEIRAERARLNDELSTLRSQVRNVSGELQNIERQLSTSRSAVAEIDFQLDAVSTEVTRISTQLTRTREDLSRKKHVLGTRLREVFKRGPLSTVRVLLGAESFADLLNRYRYLYLLTSLDRSLVERVSTLERSLVSQSAEMEAQVQELGRLRDAKQDEEQQLVRVQQSRQATLSSFQQTAQAAETRLNELQARDQRMTGLVAELEERRRGEEQRSRMAGGPAPAASTLTSNDVGRLDWPVEGTLVYPFGEQRRPNGTTLRWNGIGIHAPVGTPVKAVRPGLVVHAGPLEGYGPTVMVSHGEGFYTLYLYLQDIGVTEGRNVAEGQVVGTVGGANTPEGPHLEFQVRMRIGGNSPQATDPLQWLKPR; encoded by the coding sequence ATGCGCCTGCTCACGGTCGTCCTGCTGGTCACAGGTTTGGGCGTGGGTCAGACCACGGCGGCAGCCGGACAGCAGAGCCAGGAAGACGTCCGCCGCCAACTGGCCGAGAGCCAGAAGCGCCTGGAGGAGATCCGCGCCGAGCGGGCCCGTCTCAACGACGAGCTGAGTACCCTCCGCTCACAGGTGCGCAACGTGTCCGGTGAGTTGCAGAACATCGAGAGACAGCTGTCCACCTCCCGTTCCGCCGTGGCCGAGATCGACTTCCAGCTGGACGCGGTCTCCACCGAAGTGACTCGCATCTCCACGCAGCTCACGCGCACGCGCGAGGATCTCTCCCGTAAGAAGCACGTTCTCGGCACGCGCCTGCGCGAGGTCTTCAAGCGAGGGCCGCTCAGCACCGTGCGGGTGCTGCTGGGAGCCGAATCGTTCGCCGATCTGCTCAACCGCTACCGCTATCTGTACCTGCTCACATCCCTGGACCGCTCCCTGGTCGAGCGCGTCTCCACGCTGGAGCGCTCCCTCGTCAGCCAGAGTGCCGAGATGGAGGCGCAGGTGCAGGAGCTGGGGCGGCTGCGCGATGCCAAGCAGGATGAGGAGCAACAGCTGGTCCGGGTGCAGCAGTCCCGCCAGGCGACCTTGTCCTCCTTCCAGCAGACCGCCCAGGCCGCCGAGACCCGCCTGAACGAGCTGCAGGCACGAGACCAACGGATGACAGGTCTGGTGGCCGAGCTCGAGGAGCGCCGGCGGGGCGAGGAGCAACGCTCGCGCATGGCCGGTGGTCCGGCGCCCGCGGCATCGACGCTGACGTCAAACGACGTGGGTCGACTGGATTGGCCGGTCGAGGGAACGCTCGTCTATCCGTTCGGAGAGCAGCGGCGCCCGAACGGGACCACGCTGCGCTGGAACGGCATCGGCATCCATGCTCCGGTGGGCACGCCGGTCAAAGCCGTGCGGCCGGGCCTGGTCGTGCACGCCGGACCGTTGGAGGGCTACGGCCCCACCGTGATGGTCAGCCACGGCGAAGGCTTCTACACGCTCTACCTCTACCTGCAGGACATCGGCGTCACGGAAGGCCGCAACGTGGCGGAGGGCCAGGTGGTCGGTACGGTGGGCGGTGCCAACACGCCGGAGGGCCCGCACCTGGAGTTCCAGGTTCGTATGCGCATCGGCGGCAACTCACCCCAGGCGACCGACCCGCTCCAGTGGCTGAAGCCGCGCTGA
- the pdxA gene encoding 4-hydroxythreonine-4-phosphate dehydrogenase PdxA, which yields MGPELLTTSLDLLRAELADTPLTVLGAEGAGPFPGARFESVGRFDGSEASAGRVSGQALRRAVQLCLAGEAAGVVTGPVHKGALHVAGFRSPGQTELLGAWAAAPRVGMLMCAEQTRLGGPLRVLLATTHVALRRVPDLVTVDLLVEAAALTAAELAARWGIERPSLGLCAMNPHASDGGLFGDEEARVFTPAVEAARARGIQLAGPIPADTVFHRALQGEFDAIIAPYHDVGMAAFKTAAFGRGVNVTLGLPFVRTSPDHGTAFDLVGSGRADPSSFMEAIQLARRLSSRRF from the coding sequence GTGGGACCCGAGCTCCTGACAACGTCGCTCGATCTCCTGCGAGCCGAACTGGCCGACACCCCTCTGACCGTCCTCGGGGCCGAAGGCGCCGGTCCCTTTCCCGGTGCGCGCTTCGAATCGGTTGGCCGCTTCGACGGCAGCGAAGCATCCGCGGGTCGCGTGAGCGGCCAGGCCCTACGACGCGCGGTCCAACTCTGTCTGGCCGGAGAAGCGGCCGGGGTGGTGACGGGGCCGGTCCACAAGGGAGCGCTACACGTCGCGGGCTTTCGCTCGCCCGGCCAGACGGAGCTGCTGGGCGCTTGGGCCGCCGCGCCCCGGGTGGGGATGCTGATGTGCGCCGAGCAGACCCGGTTGGGCGGACCGCTGCGCGTGCTCCTGGCCACCACCCACGTGGCGCTGCGACGCGTACCGGATCTGGTGACCGTCGACCTCCTGGTCGAGGCGGCGGCTCTGACCGCGGCCGAGCTTGCCGCGCGGTGGGGGATCGAGCGCCCATCCCTCGGCCTTTGCGCGATGAACCCCCACGCATCGGACGGAGGCCTCTTCGGCGACGAGGAGGCACGCGTGTTCACCCCCGCCGTAGAAGCCGCACGGGCCCGCGGCATCCAACTCGCGGGCCCCATCCCCGCAGACACGGTCTTCCACCGGGCGCTCCAGGGGGAGTTCGACGCGATCATCGCTCCCTACCACGATGTGGGGATGGCCGCCTTCAAGACGGCCGCGTTCGGAAGGGGGGTCAACGTGACCCTGGGCCTGCCTTTCGTGCGCACCTCTCCGGATCACGGCACGGCCTTTGATCTGGTGGGCAGCGGCCGTGCGGACCCGTCCTCGTTCATGGAGGCGATCCAATTGGCCAGGAGGCTTTCGTCGCGCAGGTTTTGA
- a CDS encoding peptidylprolyl isomerase, whose protein sequence is MSRRTPLVMLLAAALAACGERAPADAVAVAAGHVLTVDEAVGLVVDETELPADRELLAQLADLWIDYTLLAEVVASDTAVGALDLDGVILPQIEREMVEELQQRALQVDTILGDDELRQLYFQELPGARIRARHILLQFDRQSAQSRDSATALASELKARLERGESFATVARTYSTDDGSKNNGGDLGFFDRQTLAPTFTAAAFALAPGQISDPVVTEFGVHLIRVDERQLPEFDSVKVAYANSVKNRRFAEAWQTFVRGLEDGAGMTVQEGAAAAARDLATDVPQPLPAREQNRVLVSFQGGTLSVGDLQAFLLTQPRALRSEMMSATDEQVNQFLEGVARGRLIVQEASDMGIAVSDQRRDTLRLDARVQLVTVADRLGLRDLTEDGARPAPAAIDSAVDRTIERIIRGEGEFVELASLALTLRARSDARVVAGGLDKALERLREERRARAPASATTGEAGVAPPLPTAPGDSAGGTR, encoded by the coding sequence ATGTCGAGAAGGACGCCGCTGGTGATGTTGCTCGCCGCAGCGCTCGCAGCCTGTGGTGAGCGAGCGCCCGCTGATGCGGTGGCGGTAGCGGCCGGGCACGTGCTCACCGTGGACGAGGCGGTCGGTCTGGTGGTCGACGAAACCGAGCTGCCCGCCGACCGCGAGTTGTTGGCGCAGCTCGCAGATCTCTGGATCGACTACACGCTTCTGGCCGAGGTGGTGGCCTCGGACACCGCCGTGGGCGCCCTCGACCTCGATGGCGTCATCCTGCCGCAGATCGAACGGGAGATGGTCGAGGAGCTTCAGCAGCGGGCCCTTCAGGTTGACACCATCCTCGGCGACGACGAGTTGCGCCAGCTCTATTTCCAGGAGCTCCCGGGAGCGCGCATCCGAGCCCGTCACATTCTCTTGCAGTTCGACCGCCAGAGCGCGCAATCGCGCGACAGCGCCACGGCACTGGCGTCCGAGCTGAAAGCGCGCTTGGAACGGGGAGAAAGCTTCGCGACCGTGGCACGCACCTACTCGACGGACGATGGTTCGAAGAACAACGGAGGCGATCTGGGCTTCTTCGACCGGCAGACGCTCGCTCCGACGTTCACGGCAGCGGCTTTCGCTCTAGCGCCGGGGCAGATTTCCGATCCGGTGGTGACCGAGTTCGGTGTCCACCTCATCCGTGTGGACGAGCGACAGCTGCCCGAGTTCGACTCGGTGAAGGTGGCCTACGCCAACAGCGTGAAGAACCGGCGCTTCGCGGAGGCATGGCAGACGTTCGTGCGTGGGCTCGAAGACGGCGCCGGGATGACCGTTCAGGAGGGCGCGGCGGCCGCCGCCCGGGATCTGGCCACCGACGTCCCCCAGCCGCTGCCGGCCCGAGAACAGAACCGCGTGCTGGTCTCCTTCCAGGGCGGCACCTTGAGCGTGGGTGACCTGCAGGCGTTCCTGCTGACCCAGCCGCGGGCGCTGCGCTCGGAGATGATGTCCGCCACCGATGAGCAGGTGAACCAGTTTCTCGAGGGTGTGGCCCGGGGACGACTGATCGTTCAGGAGGCCAGCGACATGGGCATCGCCGTCTCCGACCAGCGGCGCGACACCCTCCGACTCGATGCCCGCGTCCAGTTGGTCACGGTGGCCGACCGCCTTGGACTGCGCGACCTCACCGAAGACGGCGCGCGCCCCGCGCCCGCGGCCATCGACTCGGCCGTGGACCGAACCATCGAGCGCATCATCCGGGGCGAGGGTGAGTTCGTGGAGCTGGCCTCCCTGGCCCTGACACTGCGGGCTCGTTCGGACGCCCGCGTCGTGGCCGGCGGTCTGGACAAGGCCCTGGAACGGCTCCGGGAAGAGCGACGCGCCCGGGCGCCCGCCAGTGCGACCACGGGCGAGGCCGGTGTGGCGCCGCCCCTCCCGACCGCTCCCGGTGACTCCGCCGGCGGAACACGCTGA
- a CDS encoding permease-like cell division protein FtsX, producing the protein MPYALREALAAFRRAPLLTGLSAAMVGMALFVVGIFSLVAFNLREALVGLEERVQIVAYLRDDARALDVTLSQDQLRRRPEVDEVRLVTKDQALARARADLPEFGDAFVGLEENPLPASLEIRLKEAFRTEDAIEEIAHEAALYPFVEDVQFGQEWVERLFLLRRIAGFTTLFLGAAFALVAALIIGTAIRIAIFARRDEISIMRLVGATNGFVARPFLLEGAITGLLGGAVALILTVVTHRSIQGFLFELAFIPGSWIVIGLLAGTFFGMASSALALRRYLREV; encoded by the coding sequence ATGCCGTACGCCCTGCGTGAGGCGCTGGCGGCCTTTCGCCGCGCTCCGCTCCTTACCGGCCTCTCGGCGGCCATGGTGGGGATGGCGCTCTTCGTGGTGGGGATCTTCTCCCTCGTGGCCTTCAACCTCCGGGAGGCGTTGGTCGGGCTCGAGGAGCGCGTCCAGATCGTCGCCTATCTCCGTGACGACGCCCGAGCGCTCGACGTGACCCTGAGCCAGGATCAACTCCGGCGGCGCCCCGAGGTGGACGAGGTGCGCCTGGTCACCAAGGACCAGGCCTTGGCCCGGGCCCGTGCGGATCTTCCCGAATTCGGTGACGCGTTCGTGGGGCTCGAGGAGAACCCCCTGCCCGCCTCTCTGGAGATCCGATTGAAGGAGGCGTTTCGGACCGAAGACGCCATCGAAGAGATCGCTCACGAGGCGGCGCTCTATCCTTTCGTCGAGGACGTGCAGTTCGGACAGGAATGGGTCGAGCGCTTGTTCCTGCTTCGACGGATCGCCGGGTTCACGACGCTCTTTCTAGGAGCAGCCTTCGCGTTGGTGGCAGCGTTGATCATCGGGACGGCCATCCGGATCGCCATCTTCGCGCGGCGCGACGAGATCTCCATCATGCGACTCGTGGGAGCCACCAACGGGTTCGTGGCCCGTCCGTTCCTGCTGGAGGGTGCGATTACCGGGCTGCTCGGCGGGGCGGTGGCGTTGATCCTCACGGTGGTCACGCACCGCTCCATCCAGGGCTTCCTGTTCGAGCTGGCCTTCATTCCCGGCTCCTGGATCGTGATCGGCCTGCTCGCCGGCACCTTCTTCGGGATGGCCTCCAGCGCTCTGGCGCTGCGCCGCTACTTGCGGGAGGTCTGA